The genomic stretch GTTGGTGGGAGTGtgcctgtttgttttcatcCGCCCACAGCATGCACCCTTCATCAGGTATGAACCGCACAGATTCTCATTAGAAATTTTAATATTAGTTTTGAGTCGGTGGTAACAGATGTCATCTtgtcattccatatattccagGGATGTAGCTGTAGATACTGTAAAAACGGGAATGGGTGGGGCCACAGGTAATAAAGGAGGCGTGGCCATCCGCCTGCTGTTCCATACCACCAGCATCTGCTTCGTGTGCTCCCACTTTGCTGCTGGCCAATCACAGGTCAAGGAGAGGAACGACGACTACAGTGAGATCACACGCAGACTCAGCTTCCCTATGGTAATAACCATAACATTAACAAATCCATTGCAAACCTCCCTCTTGCCTAAGCTGATAGACTAACTACGTCTATCTTATCCTCCAGGGTCGTCTGCTGTACTCACACGATTACGTGTTCTGGTGTGGAGATTTTAACTATCGTATCAACCTGCCCAATGAAGAAGTCAAAGAGCTCATCAAACAGCAGAGCTGGGATGCTTTGACAGCTGGGGACCAGTTATTGGACCAGAAGAATGCTGGTTTGGTATGACCTATAGTACCCATGTAGATTTACAGTGTTAATAACTGTTCAAGAGGTTCCttacaacagaaaataaacttttttcagTTATCAGGACATAAAACATCAAGAGATTGGTGCTTAATGCCTGAAGTAACACTACAGAAATATACAAACCTTTAAAGGACAcagtatttagatttttaattgtaACAGAATTCATGAAAACTTTTATTATGTTATAAAACTTCAAAATTCTGCTTACAAAGTTTTAGTAAAACGTGAATTGCTCAAAGATTATGGATGAACCATGGAAACTATTTGATCATGCCCCTAAGGAGACATAGACACATTGCCTTGACTGATTGCAGTGGACTGTGGCTGCAAAGGTGTACAGTGATACATGCAAATTCTTgtaaaacattcaaatttttatttttactgcagtgaaCTGTGTTCCACTGTTATGTGTCCATCATACCACACCCAAACTCAAATGTGACTAAGAGAGCTTTGAATGATCTAAGTTTCAATCATTAGTTAGGACAGCAGCAGTTTATATAATGACGATCATCATTACAACTTACTGCCACTGATATATCATTAATAAAATACATTGCAAATTCCTTTATATAAATGTCGTTTAAATTATAAGGGGATCATTGTGGTTAATTTATATTACAAgcttttcatatatatatatatatatatatatatatatatatatatatatatatatatatatatatatatatatatatatatatatataaataaagaccACAGAGTGTTCAGTCATTTCAAAGTGGTTAAACATAATGGAAATCCATAAATTAAAAGTGTAATGataatgttttcttgaattgtCTTCCAcaggtcttcagaggttttatTGAGGGAAAGTTGGATTTTGCCCCAACCTACAAGTATGACCTTTTCTCAGAAGATTATGACACCAGTGAGAAGTGTCGCACACCAGCCTGGACTGACCGTATACTTTGGAAGAGGAGAAAGTGGAACTTTGACAAAACAGGTCAGATGCAGAGCCACTGCTGATAAGTCTTATTATTCCACAGTAACCCTCCTCTGTCCTATCTCTGGCGTCTTACCTGAAGAAAttatatcaacattaaatatttcCATTAGTTTAGGTGTAGAATTTCTATATGTACTGCTGCTACCCTACCTGTCTTCTTTTGTTCTATAAATAGGCATGAcagaataaaacatgtaaacctGTGAGGCATAGGAGTACTGAATCCATAAGTCTGTtcctgtgcatgtttgtgtattttacagCTGAAGAGATGAATGTAGTAGGAGCAGCTTCCACATCTGGGGAGAATGAGGAAGATCCAGACCATCCCTGGAGTCCTGGCACTTTAATGTACTATGGCAGGGCTGAGCTGAAGACCTCTGATCACAGGTAATTAATCAGATATATCTGCATCAGTGAAGAATGATATTTCAGATTAAAATTTGTCACTTGAAACCATCAGATCACATTGATTACAAATGTTCCGTGGCAGTAGTGAGAACATAAATGTGGTGTCTCTTTTTAATTAAGCAGCACTTTCATTAAAGGTCATCTGCCTTCCTTCATGTGTATCTCTAGGCCTGTGGTGGCAATAATGGATGTGGACATCCTAGAGGTCGACCCAGAGGCCCGTCACCAGGTCTACAAAGATGTCATTGCCCTGCAGGGGCCTCCAGATGGCACTATACTGGTGTCACTCTGCACCTCTGGCCCTGATGACTACTTTGATGACGCACTCATAGATGAGCTGTTGGACAAGTTTGCTAATTTTGGAGAGGTCATCCTCATCAGGTTAGCCTGACAtccaaacacagacaaagacaTAAATCTATATCACCTTTAGACGATCAGTCTGCATTGACAGTGTCCTTGTTTATGCAGGTTTGTTGAGGAGAAGATGTGGGTGACCTTCCTGGAAGGTTACTCTGCTCTGGCTGCTCTGTCTCTCAGTGCTTCCACTGTAAGTCATCACTGATTATAAAAATTGCTTCAAAGCTAAGTGGTAACATtattaatgtaaaatgtgtatCCATCTCTATCCTTTAAAGTCTCTTATTTTAATCACCCCTGTGCTACATTTCAGGACATCcccaaaacacacatacatcagTTTTTCAGTACTTCTTTGAACCAACCTCTACTTCTCTCTTGTCTGTGCTGACTGGTTTATAATGTAGGTCCTTGGCAAGATGCTTGACATCCGTCTGAAGAGTCCAGGCTGGATCAAGAgtctggaggaggagatgagtgTAGAGAGGATCTGCGGAAGCATTCCCACATCAGCCAGCTCCACCCTGCTGGCCGAAGACACAGACATGGGTGATGATGATTATGATATGGAAGGTAAGTAGTGGTGATTGAGAAACTCCAAGCCTTATCCTCAAAAACATGGACTGTAAATACAATTTTATGTTATGTATTTACTGCAATTATATAAAAGAGGCTGTAGAGTTTAAAGTTTCCAAACATGAAGTCATGCCCTCTTCTGTCTTGTACCAGGTGATGTGgatgaggaggtggaggagatcctTCCCCAGCATCTGCAGCCCGGAGCAGGCTCTGGCCCAGGATCCTCCCCTCTCCCTTCTCCTCGTAGTAGTCCCTGTCCCTCCCCTACCCACGGAGAACCTCCTGTCCCCAGCAGGCCTGGTCGTGGACCACAACCTTCCCGACCATCACAAGGTAAATACAGTACACAGTGCAGCTTTAGAGACATATTTTGTAGTGCAGCATTAAATATGTGTGTTGTAAAACTACATCATTAGTCTGCACAGCGACCAAATTATATTGATAACAGTGCTGGCACAGTCTGGCACAGAGATGTTTCAGAATTTGATACATGTTTGaccagtgtgtttttttcaaacaaaatagCCAAAgaaattttttacatttaagacTCTAAGTCATGTGCCTTTCCATCCTATATATTTCAggaaatgttacaaaaagtgCATGTTCTCAACGAGTGGATAAAGTATGAAGTCAAAACTAAAAACAATTGGAAACATTGTCACGAGTCACTCCCTTCTCATATATGAATTTGCCCCGTCTTGTATATTTTTCCCTTCTAGGACCTCCCGTTGATTTCCAGCCTGGTGCCCCCACTGCTCCAAGCATGGAGCCCAAACGTCCACCTCCCCCTCGTCCCAATGCACCCCCAGCTAGACCCGCGCCACCTCAACGTCCACCACCACCTTCAGGTAAAGTACCATCTTTAGtccttttgtctctctttgatTAAAGCCTGTTTTTCTAGCAAGAGCCTGTAACCTTggttaatgaaataaaatcctaCATTAGAAGTATCAATATTACATTTTCCAGCATGGTGCAGTATGAGATATTTGAGGCAGGTTTTAACATTTTCACCTTTATCCCATTGTTTTGCCTCATCTGTGAAGGAGGTATGAGCCCTCTACCAGTTAGAAAGGACTCTGCAGGTAAAGTGATTGCTGTGGAACCATGTGCTTGTCTGCTTACATTGCTGAAGCATTTGATATAGCGGCTGCTTTTTCCATTTGAGCTACACGTAGAGAAGGACAATGAATTACAGCTGCTTTAGTGACCTATTATTGTAAAATTTTTGTATTGTATACGAATGCTCATTTCAGTTCAATCAATGTGCTGTAAATCACCAAATGTTCATCATTAGTGCCAATAATGTCCCACTatggttttaaatgaaaacttcACATCATAAGATTACAACTTTTGTGTGAGAGGATTGATTTCTGATTGGAATACAAGCCTGATGTTGTCATGATAACTGTTTTTCCCTATGTGGAGTATAATTATGAATACATAGATCTGCTGTCATAGAGATGCTCTAGACCAGAggatgtcaaaaatgactttggGCTACATATATGATGACAACTAACAGTTTATTTGAGTATTTCAGACTTTAGACTTAACAGCGAgccagaacattttatttttctcatcgAGCTTCCTTTAATTCAGCAGGCATTTGCTTTGGATAGTGACATTGCAGCACGACATGAAACACAggcacatttgtttttctgaaacatCAATGTAACATAAAGCCTCTCCTACATCTGGCTGACCCAAATACCATCCTAACTGGATGGTATTTTGGTGTGGCTTCAGCTTTTCAAATGTGTCATTCTTGTTTTCAGGTAAACAGTTGCTAGATTAAGTCTGTGTTTATGAGGTTAAGGAACTGAAAAGAGGTAAATGACCACTTATGTCATTCAAATTACAGTGCTGCTTATGCCTCATACAAGCACTCCCCATAGTATGTAATTTTGGTCGATATCATTTTGTACTTGGTAATTTACAGCTGTCcttcctttgtgttttctttgtgagtACTATGTAAATGTCAAGTGTTCTGCGACATTGTTGCCcatatttgaatttatttaatgtcagagtAGCTAGTAAATcatggatttttttaatgttgtacaaCCAACACTGCAGCTAACATTGaatcagttgattttttttttatgtttcctgCTGTACTTTACTTTAAAATTATTGTGTCCCTTCTTTGGCTTTTAAGACTTTGGCCCATGCCCCAGCCCACTGCTTGGTAGGAGAGGCAGTGAAGGTAACTGGCCAGGAGCTGTGTTATTAAATGTCATCTGGTGCCTGTAGACTTTATACTGGTTCATCAATGTCATTGATGCTTTTATGACATTGGTGGTTGACAAATTGTGGTTTCCTATGAGCCCTTTCAgttgtgtgcgtgcgtgcgtgtgtgtgcgtgtgagaaAAAGATGTGTTTGGTAGACTGCTGCAGATAATATTTAGGTTATTTGAATACAGAATAAggaggcaaggcaagtttatttgtaaagtacgattcatacacaaggcaattcaaagtgctttacaatggcaaagaaataaattcagaaaaatgatttaaaggtagacacattaaaatcatagaaataaaacataaaagtagacatgaagatcataaaagtgcaataaaagacaagaaaatagattgagcatctaagagaaaCCTGCAGTAAACAATATGGTTTTTAGGCCTGATTCAAACGAGCCGACAGTCTGAGCAGACCTCaagtgttcaggaagtttgttctaCAGGTGAGGAGCATATTAGCTGGATGCTGCTTCTCTATTtttagttctggttctgggaacaCACTGTAAACCTGTCCCTGGtgacctgagggctctggatgcttcatatggagcTATTAAGTCCAGGATGTATTTTGGTCCAAGACCAAGAGTGAGATTTTGAACTCTatcctttgactaacaggaagccagtgcaGTGATTTGAGGACCGGTGTAATATGTTCCAGTTTCCTGGTGTTAGTTAGGACTCTGGCAGCAGcattctggatcagctgcagctgcttgatTGAGCTCTTGTTAAGACTTTAAAGACACCATTACAGTAATTTAACCtattgaaaataaatgcatgaacaagtttctctgtgtcttctcAACACAGGAAACCCTTGATTTTAGCAATGTTCTTCAGGTGGTAATAGGTAGATTTAGTAACAGCTTTCAAGTAGTTGGTAAAATTCAGGTCTGAGTCAATAATGACACCTAGGATTCTGGTGGACACTTGTGCAATGACTAACATAAAATAAGGCTACTTTGATCAGTCAGTATAATCATATCCCCAAGTGTGCACTTTCATTGTGGACTAATACTGACCTGGTCATTGTTGTCTTTTCGTAATGAGGAGATAATGGGATTTAAAGGAAAATCTCTATGGTCCAGACTTAAAAAGGTCTTAAAGTGTACTTGACTACAGGAATCCATCATAATTAGTGGAGGAAATCCTTCTCAGGCAGGTAGATAGTGAGATCATCTCGTACTTCGCTACTCTGCTGCATTATTGCCGTCATACGCTTTCCCTAGTGCTTCTCGTAAAGTGTTGTCATAGGGAGCACCTGCTTCCTGCTTCCTGTGACTAGTGTTCCACTCTGTGTATAACAGTAATGTGGTTTGGTTTCCTTTGTGCTGCAAAGGACCAAAAAGCCCTGCTCTTCCTCGACCAGATTCCGCTGCAGGTGAGTGCCACAAAGCATGACGTAGTCTCACTTTGCGTAAATGTACCAAATGAAGACAAATGATTGTTAGTCAGTTATGTAGGTTTGTATTTGTTCCTTGAAAGTTAATCTTTGCTTTGTGTGGAGTTTCATTTCCCTTGTGATATGGTAGTGAGATTATCCCTTTCTGTTTACTATAATCCTGACACTAAATACATCCCTCCTAGCGTGGAGGGTAGGGTTTGGTTGCACAGCTTATTGGTGACTTGACCTGTCGGCACCTCACCCATTTGTATGGTGTTTGTGGTTAGCTGAATCCCTCTGTCACTCTAAGGGTGTGTGTGGTAAGCAGGGTTGACTTACGTTTGGTGACTGTACAGTGAAGTATTACACAGAAGCAGACATCTAAGTGGCGTGGGAAAATATTCACGGGCTTTGAGAGGGGCTCAGAACAAGAATAGTGAAAGAAGAGGAGTATGCCTGCTGTGTGGTAAGCAGTTGGCACACAGAACAAAGCTTTGCCTCTCATCCAGACCTCCTGCAGCTCAGGAATGACTGAGTCATCACCAATAATGAAGTCAGCCATGTGTAATTTGTTCTGTCATAGGTTGGGGTGGGTTTGTAGTCTGCTCGTGTGGGATTTAGTACAGTATCCTTGAATTTATAATTTCATCTGTTTGAACCTCATTTTCTTAAATGCTCCTGCTGTTTCTTACATCTCTCCCGGCGGTGCACAGTCCTcatgataaatatttaatagTACGAAAGCCGTCTTAAACATTTGTTTGCTTGGCTTGTCTGCCTTATCTCTTTCAGGTCGAGGCCAGGCAGCAGGAGCTCCTGGACCTGCCGGTGCTCCCAGACCAGTGAGTTTACATTTGATGACTTACAACAAAAGGacttaaagttttatttcactttttttttaaatttctaccCAACCTCTTAATTTCTATTCTCTACTCACTCTTTATCTTCCAGAATATTCCTCCCCGAGCTGGAGTGATCAGTATGCCCCCTCAGACTCGCCCACCACCACCCTCTCATCCTGGAGCACCCAGGCCCATCCCAGAGGTGCACCCCGGGGCCCCTCGGCCCATCCCAGACACCCACCCTGGAGCCCCACGACCTGTGCCCAGTGCTCAGGCCAAACCGACTGACCTGCCTCTGGgtaaagaaatatgtttttgcgGAGAGCGGTATACTATAATAATACAATTATATGCTAAAATATCACTAAGGGAGCGTTTGAcgattttgttaattttttgtttttggtattttgccTTTATTCAAACGAGACTGACAGGAATTTTGGTAAATAGAGCAGGAGAATGACATTCAGTAAGGCTCGGAGTCCTGCagttttttaggatttattgACATTTATATAGTGTTATGACTTCAGAAGTTTGTGTTATACATCAAAGTCAAAGTTCCCAAACTCTAAGTGAGCATATAAAAATGCAGCATGCAAGTCAGAAGTCCTCATCTAACTGACATTAGATTTTTCGTGTATGTCCACAAATAGCTGTGCAGTCCATagcttttgttgtttaagttgtTGCCAAGGGTGTCCATCGGTTGTTGGCCAATTGTGTGTTTTAGATTCAGTTCAAGGTTGAAGAAGTAtagatgtattttaaaaatgttttttttttttttgactaacTACGAATAACAAAAAGAAGTGAAATCCAActgctattgtttgtttctgtagCCTAGGTTAAATTGAGGGTACAAACTTAATATTACAATATAGAACTTAAGGATTCTGTTTCCTCATTCAGGTCCCCCTCCTTCAGGTCCTCCACCCTCAGGACCTCCTCCTGCAGGCCCACCTTCAGGAAGACCCCAGGTTTCGTCACCCATGCAGCCACCCATGCAGCCTCAACCAGCTGCCCCTTCATCTCAGTCTCAACTTCCACCACCGATGCAGCCCTCACTTCCAGCTCCTCTCCTGCCACAGCAAGCTGCAGCTCCTAAAGCAGCGGCTCCATCTGCTTCACCTGCCGCCCCAGCTGGGCCTCAGCAGGGTTTAGCCTCTCCTAAACCCCCACCACGTTCCCGCTCCTCTCATGCTCTGCCGCCTGATGCTGCCAAGTCTGATACAGCCCCAGCTGCAGAGGTTGGTGCCAACTTCCTTTTCATTAAATTGTTGGAATTTCGGTCACTGAACAAAGAACACTAACATAATTATTTGTTGAGAGTACTTTTCCTGCTTGCACTGCGTTAAGTTCTGCTCAACagattttttgttcagttctgCTGATTAGACAATATATTGTAACACTTAATAATTACAGATGATGGAGACTGCAACAATAGGGAAAAAagcctccttttcttcttctttgtctcacATTAGATGAGCTTAGTTGTCTTTGTTGTTCTTCCTGCTTTTGTCTCTCTGatacatttgtttctttttcacaaGCTGGAGAAGCCCTCAGGGTGACAGGTACTTGATATTAAAccactttttttgtctcatcctCCATAGCACAACAATCCTCTGCTCTGATGTTATTATATCTCATACATTACACGCAGTAacctcttcctcttctgttGGAATTGATTTTATTACCTTTTACATCAAGCTATTTTACCTGGATACTTTCAGTCTACTGCAAGGccttgcattttttgtttcagcCGCATAAAATggatcattatttattttcagttctgTTCCTCAAGTCAGCATATCAAACCATAAATGACctgaaaatatgaatgaaaatgcAGTGTTGTTTGTTGGCCATTTCCCCTCACTTGTCCTTTCATATGGGCTCGCTGTGCTTCTGGTGTTGACAGTGAGCACATATGCAATGACCTcataatttaattttactttttttttctttttaaatttcattcatttgtatTAGATTTAGTGTGATTGTATGTGGCCTGTGATACATATACCAGTAGCCAGCAGAAGTCAGTGTTGTAAATTAAACACAATACGTGTCTGTAAATGATTAAAGGTACCCTGTGGAGGACAGTAATGCAAATGTGTAGTGTATGCAAGCCGCTGGATTAGCTGCCATACATGTTTAATGAGCTAGGGCTGCATGTCAGTTGTCTATTGTTGCATAAAACTAAACTCACCTCAAAGATTGcctattttttaacaaattcaaGGGTGAGGAAGAAGGTAACTGATCAAAAACAATACAGATGCTTTTTATCAAGATGGTATGTTGAATAGGTTTGTTAAGGATGATGCTGTACTTAAGTAAGATACCTTGAAAGTTTGTTTACAAGTAAACTCCAAAGGGTATCTTTAAACTTTCTAAACGTATGGTCCATTGGTTAGTTAGATAAACACTGCAGGAACACGGCATGGTTGATATATTGACAGGGTGTTTGTTGTGATCGCTGAAtggcattttctttgttttgtcccTCCTTAGACCAGTGGACTGAATGGAATCCAAAGAGAAGCACAATGGAAGCCCGACCCCTTTGACACACTTACATCTGacttcctgtcctcctcctcctcctcatctacCTGGCACACCACCCAGTCCCTGACCAGAGGCTCTTCTCTGCGTACTCCCCCCGCCGTTCCTAAATCAACGTTCTCCTCCACAACGCTCCCTTCATCCTTCTCTCTCCAGTCCTCTGCTCTGTCAGACCTGCAGGCCTTTgattcctcctcttcttcctcactcTCCACCCCGTCACCGTTCGCGTCCTCGCTGCTCCCGCCTCCTCCGGTCCCATCTCGCAGTCGCTCTCAGGAGACGTTGCGTGCCTCCCCCAACCCCTTCCCGACGGACTCGCTGCCTGCCCGACCCAGCAGCACCAACCCCTTCACAGGCCCACTggtgcagcagcatcagcagcggCGAGCGCTCACCCCAGACTTCAGCTCCCAGCATCCAGCCCCAACAGCAAGCCTTCAGAGAACCATGTCTGCTCTTACTCCACCACTCATCCCTACCCCTGCTCCAATGGCAGCCCCTGCAGCTGCACCCACCTCCCAGCTCCACAGGACCATGTCCCTATTTGGACCATCATCAAGTCTTAATCCCTCACCTGCTCCTCTGCTCCCTCTCGCCCCTGAACCATCTTCTGCCCCTGCTCTGCCCCTGGCTTTGCCCTCCTCAATTCCACCTGCCCTTGCACCTCGTCGCCAGCCACCTCCCCCAGCAGGGAAACCAGCTCAGCAGTGGGTCACTTTTGATGATGATTTGGATTTTCCATCTTcaaccaaaacacaacagaacccCATCTTCCCTTCCAGTTCAATACTATCCCAAAGTCAGGCTCTGCCTTCAAGCTCTGTGTTTGACTCAGAGCCCAAGTGGTTGTCCTCCACCCCAACAGCATTCCCAACGCTCGCCCCTCCCATCCCAAATAGAACTGCAACCAGTAACAAAAGGCTCCCAAAGGGACCTGGTGACAACTGCTTGTTCCCAACGGAGTCGACAGAGCGATAGGATCACCCTTCACATATAGAGGGCATATCCAGATATGTATAGATCTATgataaatgtgtatgtgtgtgtatgtaaaaAAAGAGACAGTATTTAAGAAGTATAGACCAATCCCCTTCTGAATCACAGGAAAGGATTTATATCTCGAGTGGTAACGTAAGAAGTGAGTGAGCCTAAATGTGTGTTCTAACTTTACGACAGAGATGTTTGCTTGTTCCCTGATATTAACACTTATTTTAATATGAATCAttctgatgtttattt from Amphiprion ocellaris isolate individual 3 ecotype Okinawa chromosome 14, ASM2253959v1, whole genome shotgun sequence encodes the following:
- the synj1 gene encoding synaptojanin-1 isoform X13 codes for the protein MAFSKGYRIYHKLDPPPYSVIVETRTREECLMFESGAVAVLSAAEKEAIKNTYSKIVDAYGILGVLRLNLGDSMLHSLVVVTGCSSVGKVQDSEVFRVTQTDFISLKNDPGDEDRIAEVRKVLNSGHFYFAWSATGISMDLSLNAHRRILEDTTDNRFFWNQSLHLHLKHYGVNCDDWLLRLMCGGVEIRTIYAGHKQAKACIFSRLSSERAGTRFNVRGTNDDGQVANFVETEQVIFLDDRVSSFIQIRGSIPLFWEQPGIQVGSHRVKLSRGFEANAPAFERHFTALRRLYGKQVIINLLGSKEGEHMLSKAFQSHLKASEHATAVKMVNFDYHQNVKGGKADKLHSVLKPQLSKFVEECGFFYYSGDMGIARTQGGTIRTNCLDCLDRTNSVQAFFALEMLPKQLEQMNLTEKPQLVARFQEVFRTMWSANGDSVSKIYAGTGALDGKAKAGKLKDGARSVTRTIQNNFFDSSKQEAIDILRLGSTLNSDLADKARALLTTSSLYVTEPVLQSASPRVLLGMCQNYHKYTRPKQIRVCVGTWNVNGGKQFRSIAFRNQTLNDWLLDAPKKAGHPEFQDSKANPIDIFAIGFEEMVELNAGNIVSASTTNQKLWAAELQKNISRDHKYVLLASEQLVGVCLFVFIRPQHAPFIRDVAVDTVKTGMGGATGNKGGVAIRLLFHTTSICFVCSHFAAGQSQVKERNDDYSEITRRLSFPMGRLLYSHDYVFWCGDFNYRINLPNEEVKELIKQQSWDALTAGDQLLDQKNAGLVFRGFIEGKLDFAPTYKYDLFSEDYDTSEKCRTPAWTDRILWKRRKWNFDKTAEEMNVVGAASTSGENEEDPDHPWSPGTLMYYGRAELKTSDHRPVVAIMDVDILEVDPEARHQVYKDVIALQGPPDGTILVSLCTSGPDDYFDDALIDELLDKFANFGEVILIRFVEEKMWVTFLEGYSALAALSLSASTVLGKMLDIRLKSPGWIKSLEEEMSVERICGSIPTSASSTLLAEDTDMGDDDYDMEGDVDEEVEEILPQHLQPGAGSGPGSSPLPSPRSSPCPSPTHGEPPVPSRPGRGPQPSRPSQGPPVDFQPGAPTAPSMEPKRPPPPRPNAPPARPAPPQRPPPPSGRGQAAGAPGPAGAPRPNIPPRAGVISMPPQTRPPPPSHPGAPRPIPEVHPGAPRPIPDTHPGAPRPVPSAQAKPTDLPLGPPPSGPPPSGPPPAGPPSGRPQVSSPMQPPMQPQPAAPSSQSQLPPPMQPSLPAPLLPQQAAAPKAAAPSASPAAPAGPQQGLASPKPPPRSRSSHALPPDAAKSDTAPAAETSGLNGIQREAQWKPDPFDTLTSDFLSSSSSSSTWHTTQSLTRGSSLRTPPAVPKSTFSSTTLPSSFSLQSSALSDLQAFDSSSSSSLSTPSPFASSLLPPPPVPSRSRSQETLRASPNPFPTDSLPARPSSTNPFTGPLVQQHQQRRALTPDFSSQHPAPTASLQRTMSALTPPLIPTPAPMAAPAAAPTSQLHRTMSLFGPSSSLNPSPAPLLPLAPEPSSAPALPLALPSSIPPALAPRRQPPPPAGKPAQQWVTFDDDLDFPSSTKTQQNPIFPSSSILSQSQALPSSSVFDSEPKWLSSTPTAFPTLAPPIPNRTATSNKRLPKGPGDNCLFPTESTER
- the synj1 gene encoding synaptojanin-1 isoform X8; translated protein: MAFSKGYRIYHKLDPPPYSVIVETRTREECLMFESGAVAVLSAAEKEAIKNTYSKIVDAYGILGVLRLNLGDSMLHSLVVVTGCSSVGKVQDSEVFRVTQTDFISLKNDPGDEDRIAEVRKVLNSGHFYFAWSATGISMDLSLNAHRRILEDTTDNRFFWNQSLHLHLKHYGVNCDDWLLRLMCGGVEIRTIYAGHKQAKACIFSRLSSERAGTRFNVRGTNDDGQVANFVETEQVIFLDDRVSSFIQIRGSIPLFWEQPGIQVGSHRVKLSRGFEANAPAFERHFTALRRLYGKQVIINLLGSKEGEHMLSKAFQSHLKASEHATAVKMVNFDYHQNVKGGKADKLHSVLKPQLSKFVEECGFFYYSGDMGIARTQGGTIRTNCLDCLDRTNSVQAFFALEMLPKQLEQMNLTEKPQLVARFQEVFRTMWSANGDSVSKIYAGTGALDGKAKLKDGARSVTRTIQNNFFDSSKQEAIDILRLGSTLNSDLADKARALLTTSSLYVTEPVLQSASPRVLLGMCQNYHKYTRPKQIRVCVGTWNVNGGKQFRSIAFRNQTLNDWLLDAPKKAGHPEFQDSKANPIDIFAIGFEEMVELNAGNIVSASTTNQKLWAAELQKNISRDHKYVLLASEQLVGVCLFVFIRPQHAPFIRDVAVDTVKTGMGGATGNKGGVAIRLLFHTTSICFVCSHFAAGQSQVKERNDDYSEITRRLSFPMGRLLYSHDYVFWCGDFNYRINLPNEEVKELIKQQSWDALTAGDQLLDQKNAGLVFRGFIEGKLDFAPTYKYDLFSEDYDTSEKCRTPAWTDRILWKRRKWNFDKTAEEMNVVGAASTSGENEEDPDHPWSPGTLMYYGRAELKTSDHRPVVAIMDVDILEVDPEARHQVYKDVIALQGPPDGTILVSLCTSGPDDYFDDALIDELLDKFANFGEVILIRFVEEKMWVTFLEGYSALAALSLSASTVLGKMLDIRLKSPGWIKSLEEEMSVERICGSIPTSASSTLLAEDTDMGDDDYDMEGDVDEEVEEILPQHLQPGAGSGPGSSPLPSPRSSPCPSPTHGEPPVPSRPGRGPQPSRPSQGPPVDFQPGAPTAPSMEPKRPPPPRPNAPPARPAPPQRPPPPSGGMSPLPVRKDSADFGPCPSPLLGRRGSEGPKSPALPRPDSAAGRGQAAGAPGPAGAPRPNIPPRAGVISMPPQTRPPPPSHPGAPRPIPEVHPGAPRPIPDTHPGAPRPVPSAQAKPTDLPLGPPPSGPPPSGPPPAGPPSGRPQVSSPMQPPMQPQPAAPSSQSQLPPPMQPSLPAPLLPQQAAAPKAAAPSASPAAPAGPQQGLASPKPPPRSRSSHALPPDAAKSDTAPAAETSGLNGIQREAQWKPDPFDTLTSDFLSSSSSSSTWHTTQSLTRGSSLRTPPAVPKSTFSSTTLPSSFSLQSSALSDLQAFDSSSSSSLSTPSPFASSLLPPPPVPSRSRSQETLRASPNPFPTDSLPARPSSTNPFTGPLVQQHQQRRALTPDFSSQHPAPTASLQRTMSALTPPLIPTPAPMAAPAAAPTSQLHRTMSLFGPSSSLNPSPAPLLPLAPEPSSAPALPLALPSSIPPALAPRRQPPPPAGKPAQQWVTFDDDLDFPSSTKTQQNPIFPSSSILSQSQALPSSSVFDSEPKWLSSTPTAFPTLAPPIPNRTATSNKRLPKGPGDNCLFPTESTER